A single genomic interval of Luteolibacter arcticus harbors:
- a CDS encoding beta strand repeat-containing protein: MKKTPRFIHLSLLFGSTSLHSNAASGTWTNPTAGGLWSATGNWSAAAIADGSGSTADFSTLDLTTDNIVHLNTARTIGNLNFGDTDTATAAGWLLDNNVSATNILTLVGGTPTITVGDLGTGKSANITAVLAGTSGLIKNGAGTLTLSGANTYAGGSTLSGGTLALSTTGTLGAVANTLSVSASNSATLDLLGTANRSLSTGLVTLNAGSTLVVKRSEFNVDTHVGSTTISGNVSGTGTVVLGPNGGAVALTPHRRTTIGTGGAGFNAFTGKIVVESGSNLALFAGSLLDPNNNDLEIKSGGVVSLLAGSSTFVRDLTGLGSFTKNAVASTSILTVESGSFGGIIAGNLFGGNSTTVDLTKTTAGTLTLSGVNAYSGATTITGGTLEINGAGQLQNGAYAGTISNAGTIRFNSTANQTLSGVLSGAGGFIKDNSGTVALSAANTNTGAFTVNGGNLVFAKQVSLYNNTPANWTAANLIVNSGGTLGVNVGGTGEFTAADLDSLKALGTGAGGFLSGSLLGINTTNAGGNFTYASNIGDSNGGANVLGLHKLGTGVLTLIGTNTYTGPTRISGGVALFPQKVSLYNNTPASWNATNLIVGSGGTLAVSVGGAGEFTSADLDALKALGNGSGGFLNDSALGIDTTNAGGTFTYASDIANTNGEADALGLTKLGTGTLVLTGALTYTGPTSVLGGSIEYASNSDQLISGVVSGASALTKSGSGKLTLTGVNAFTGNIDILGGTLEIGEAGRLGNGTFAGTIANEGVFLYNSSANQTLSGVISGSGSLIKDNFGTLTLSGLNTYSGTTRVRDGILSINSIKSVNGGPSAIGDVTTGSAGTIDLGSDDFTATLRYTGPGDTSDRVINLAGTTGGGTIDQSGSGVLTLTGALTATGADSKTLTLTGTGTGVLSGGIPDNAPGTNLTSVVKNGTGTWILGGSNTYGGTTTIGAGILQFQQLASVPANDYSRISIANGATLVVNAGGAGQFAQSNLDDLLLNNPAAFDIGALLGIDTTGGDFSFDPVNHFGDLGLAKFGANKLTLTTVAPHTGATLINGGTLAISADDTLPTAAVVALNSTGSGTTPAALDLGTFNQTIGGLTVSNSNSTNADTISIAGGKILAVNGPVTIGRNADASTTLATITGAGEFTVSNPGGTFQVGGASGGATVDNAAKLDMSGLSAFTANLGTGGTFRVGDVLGASEGTSAGASTVILAKTSTVTADTLDVGGTTSHASVQTLKLGDTTNTINANTVTIGSGPTNGQRASGAIQFNTDSGTLKIRTAADPIDGRATMNVVNTPQATGAILSGTVDLTGHSSNVRLGILTMAVRTGNSGASGCDATFSFDSGSLDVSSIVLATKTGTGTATSTGTLNIGGGTANIGGIAMANATGTHIADAEINLTGGTATLGGNITRTGTTANSFATINLDGGTLDMGGFAIGAANPVTFNAKDGTLRNLGQLNNGGIFTKSTSGTLILASASTYTGATSVTGGALLANNLSGSATGTNTITVKATATLGGTGAVSGAVVLESGGTIAPGTSGIESLATGALTLPSGAALGAQIDSSGTPSADVVNVTGNVTLGGTLAITDIAGVPATIASGTKLTLITYTGSLGGTFNGLAEGATFNTGLNTFKIRYADSGAVTLEANPGGGGYSTWAGTNAPSQAANQDFDNDGVPNAIEYVLGGLATTKDLGKLPKLTTPGGNLVFTFLRDQDSKTVDTSVFIDVGTTLAAWPSTYTVGNNTAGSTAGVTVTDNLNGTDTVTLTIPRAPDAKKFARLRVEISP, encoded by the coding sequence ATGAAAAAGACCCCTCGTTTCATCCACCTAAGCCTTCTTTTCGGTTCCACTTCGCTCCACTCGAACGCCGCGAGCGGCACTTGGACGAATCCCACGGCCGGCGGTCTTTGGAGCGCCACCGGCAACTGGTCGGCTGCCGCGATTGCCGATGGCTCTGGATCAACCGCTGACTTCAGCACGCTGGATCTAACGACGGACAATATCGTCCATCTGAACACTGCGCGCACCATCGGGAATCTGAACTTTGGAGACACCGACACCGCCACCGCCGCGGGTTGGCTTCTCGATAACAATGTTAGCGCCACCAACATCCTCACCCTGGTCGGTGGCACCCCGACCATCACCGTGGGCGACCTCGGCACGGGAAAGAGCGCCAACATCACTGCCGTCCTCGCAGGAACTTCCGGCTTGATCAAGAATGGCGCTGGAACGCTGACCCTGAGTGGAGCGAACACCTACGCGGGCGGTTCCACACTGAGTGGTGGCACCTTGGCCCTGAGCACCACCGGCACGCTCGGCGCAGTTGCCAACACCCTTTCAGTGAGCGCCAGCAACAGCGCGACGCTCGATCTGCTTGGAACGGCAAACCGCTCCCTCTCCACCGGCCTCGTCACCTTGAATGCGGGCAGCACGCTTGTAGTGAAACGCTCGGAATTCAACGTGGACACCCATGTGGGCTCGACCACCATTTCGGGCAACGTCTCCGGAACGGGAACCGTGGTTCTTGGCCCGAACGGGGGGGCGGTTGCCTTGACTCCTCATCGCCGCACGACCATCGGCACTGGCGGAGCGGGTTTCAACGCCTTCACCGGCAAGATCGTGGTGGAGAGCGGTTCGAATTTAGCCCTGTTCGCCGGCTCGCTGTTGGATCCCAACAACAATGATCTTGAAATCAAATCCGGTGGCGTTGTGTCTCTGCTCGCGGGTTCCAGCACCTTTGTCCGTGATTTGACGGGGCTCGGGAGCTTCACCAAGAATGCCGTCGCCAGTACGTCTATCCTGACCGTTGAAAGCGGCAGTTTTGGCGGGATCATTGCGGGAAATCTGTTTGGCGGCAACAGCACGACGGTCGACCTGACGAAAACCACTGCCGGCACACTTACCCTGAGCGGAGTCAATGCCTATTCGGGTGCCACCACGATCACCGGAGGAACACTTGAAATCAATGGTGCGGGCCAGTTACAAAACGGAGCCTATGCCGGGACGATCTCGAATGCAGGCACAATTCGTTTCAACAGTACGGCCAACCAGACCCTTTCCGGCGTCCTCAGCGGTGCCGGTGGGTTCATCAAGGACAACTCCGGGACCGTTGCTCTGTCCGCTGCCAATACCAACACCGGTGCCTTCACCGTCAACGGCGGCAATCTCGTGTTCGCGAAGCAGGTTTCACTCTACAACAACACGCCCGCCAACTGGACAGCCGCCAATCTCATCGTCAACAGCGGCGGGACTCTCGGGGTGAATGTGGGTGGCACCGGTGAGTTCACCGCCGCCGACCTCGATTCCTTGAAAGCACTTGGCACGGGCGCCGGAGGATTTCTCAGCGGTTCCTTGCTCGGCATCAATACCACCAATGCTGGAGGGAACTTCACCTACGCAAGCAACATCGGCGACTCGAATGGCGGTGCGAATGTCCTTGGCCTGCACAAGCTGGGCACCGGCGTGTTAACGCTAATTGGCACCAACACCTATACCGGTCCCACCCGGATCAGCGGTGGCGTCGCGCTCTTTCCGCAGAAGGTTTCGCTTTATAACAACACTCCGGCCAGTTGGAACGCCACCAATCTCATTGTCGGCAGCGGCGGCACCCTCGCCGTGAGCGTCGGGGGCGCAGGCGAGTTCACATCCGCCGACCTTGATGCGCTCAAGGCGCTTGGGAACGGCTCGGGTGGATTCCTGAACGATTCCGCGCTTGGCATCGATACCACCAACGCCGGCGGCACTTTCACCTACGCCAGCGACATCGCGAACACCAATGGTGAAGCGGATGCTTTGGGCCTCACCAAGCTGGGCACGGGCACGCTGGTCCTCACGGGTGCATTGACCTACACCGGCCCCACCAGCGTCCTGGGTGGATCGATCGAATACGCCAGCAACTCGGATCAACTGATTTCCGGCGTCGTCAGCGGTGCGAGCGCACTGACCAAATCCGGCAGCGGCAAGCTCACCCTCACCGGGGTGAACGCTTTCACCGGCAATATCGACATTCTCGGTGGCACGCTCGAAATCGGCGAAGCGGGCAGACTCGGCAATGGCACCTTCGCGGGGACCATTGCCAATGAGGGCGTCTTTCTTTACAACTCCTCCGCCAACCAGACGCTATCAGGCGTCATCAGCGGCTCCGGATCGTTGATAAAGGACAACTTCGGCACGCTGACCCTCAGCGGACTGAACACCTATTCCGGCACCACCCGTGTTAGAGACGGCATCCTGAGCATCAACTCGATCAAGTCCGTGAATGGCGGTCCCAGCGCCATCGGAGACGTGACCACCGGGTCAGCCGGCACCATCGACCTCGGCTCGGACGACTTCACCGCCACCCTCAGATACACCGGCCCCGGAGATACCTCCGACCGCGTCATCAATCTCGCCGGAACCACTGGCGGCGGCACCATCGATCAATCGGGTAGCGGCGTCCTCACCCTCACCGGTGCGCTTACCGCCACCGGCGCCGATAGCAAGACCCTCACTCTGACCGGCACGGGCACCGGTGTGCTCTCCGGTGGGATCCCTGACAATGCTCCAGGCACGAACCTGACGTCAGTTGTGAAGAACGGCACGGGCACTTGGATCCTCGGAGGTAGCAACACTTACGGCGGCACCACCACCATCGGCGCCGGCATCCTCCAGTTTCAACAGCTCGCGTCAGTGCCCGCCAACGACTACTCGAGAATCTCGATTGCCAATGGCGCGACCTTGGTGGTGAACGCCGGGGGTGCGGGTCAATTCGCCCAGAGCAACCTTGATGACTTGCTCCTCAACAACCCCGCCGCCTTCGATATCGGAGCCTTATTGGGAATCGATACCACCGGCGGCGACTTCTCCTTCGACCCGGTCAATCACTTCGGTGATCTCGGCTTGGCCAAGTTTGGTGCCAACAAGCTGACCCTGACCACCGTGGCTCCCCACACCGGTGCCACCCTCATCAATGGCGGCACGCTGGCCATCAGTGCCGACGATACCCTGCCAACGGCCGCCGTGGTCGCCCTGAACTCCACCGGCAGCGGCACCACTCCGGCCGCGCTCGATTTAGGCACCTTCAATCAGACGATTGGGGGGCTGACGGTGTCGAATTCTAACTCAACGAATGCCGATACCATCAGCATCGCGGGTGGCAAGATCCTCGCCGTCAATGGCCCCGTTACCATTGGCCGGAATGCCGACGCCAGCACCACGCTGGCGACGATCACCGGCGCAGGTGAGTTCACTGTCAGCAATCCCGGCGGCACGTTCCAGGTGGGTGGCGCCAGCGGGGGGGCCACCGTCGACAACGCCGCCAAGCTCGACATGAGCGGCCTGTCGGCATTCACCGCCAATCTGGGAACGGGGGGAACTTTCCGCGTGGGCGATGTGCTGGGTGCGTCCGAGGGCACCAGCGCGGGTGCATCCACGGTCATCCTTGCCAAAACCAGCACCGTCACTGCTGATACGCTCGATGTCGGCGGCACCACGAGTCACGCCTCGGTTCAGACACTCAAGCTCGGTGACACGACCAACACCATCAATGCCAACACCGTCACCATTGGCTCGGGTCCCACCAACGGCCAGCGGGCCAGCGGCGCGATCCAATTCAACACCGACAGCGGCACGCTCAAGATTCGCACGGCCGCCGATCCCATCGACGGACGCGCCACCATGAACGTGGTCAATACCCCCCAGGCAACGGGCGCGATCCTGTCGGGAACGGTGGACCTGACGGGCCATTCCTCCAACGTGCGGCTCGGAATTCTCACGATGGCTGTCAGGACAGGCAATTCCGGAGCCTCCGGCTGTGATGCCACATTCTCTTTTGACTCGGGCTCTCTGGATGTCAGCAGCATTGTCCTGGCGACGAAAACGGGCACCGGAACCGCCACCAGCACGGGCACCCTGAATATCGGCGGCGGCACCGCGAATATCGGCGGCATCGCGATGGCCAATGCAACCGGAACCCACATCGCCGACGCCGAGATCAACCTGACAGGCGGCACCGCTACCCTGGGCGGCAATATCACCAGGACCGGCACCACCGCCAACAGCTTCGCCACCATTAATCTCGATGGCGGCACACTCGACATGGGCGGGTTCGCGATCGGAGCCGCCAACCCCGTCACATTCAACGCGAAGGACGGAACACTCAGGAATCTGGGCCAGCTCAACAACGGGGGGATTTTCACTAAGTCCACCAGCGGCACGCTCATCCTCGCGAGTGCGAGCACCTATACCGGTGCGACATCCGTCACCGGCGGTGCCTTGCTGGCAAACAACCTCAGCGGCTCCGCCACCGGCACCAACACTATCACCGTAAAAGCCACCGCCACCCTCGGTGGCACCGGCGCTGTCAGCGGCGCGGTGGTCCTGGAATCCGGTGGCACCATCGCTCCGGGCACCAGCGGTATCGAGTCCCTCGCCACCGGTGCCCTCACGCTGCCTTCAGGTGCCGCCCTCGGTGCCCAAATCGATTCGTCCGGCACCCCCTCCGCCGATGTCGTCAACGTCACCGGCAACGTCACGCTGGGTGGAACCCTCGCCATCACCGACATCGCCGGGGTTCCCGCCACGATCGCCTCCGGCACCAAGCTCACGCTGATCACCTACACCGGCTCGCTTGGCGGTACCTTCAATGGGTTGGCGGAAGGAGCCACCTTCAATACCGGACTCAATACCTTCAAGATCCGCTATGCCGACAGCGGCGCGGTGACGCTCGAAGCCAATCCGGGCGGCGGAGGCTACAGCACCTGGGCCGGCACGAACGCGCCTTCGCAGGCCGCCAACCAGGACTTCGACAACGACGGCGTCCCCAACGCCATCGAGTATGTCCTCGGCGGACTGGCCACCACCAAGGATCTGGGCAAGCTTCCCAAATTGACCACTCCGGGAGGCAACCTCGTCTTCACCTTCCTGCGCGACCAGGATTCCAAGACGGTGGATACCAGCGTCTTCATCGACGTGGGCACCACGCTCGCCGCGTGGCCGTCCACTTACACCGTCGGCAACAACACCGCCGGTTCCACTGCCGGGGTGACCGTCACCGACAACCTCAACGGCACCGACACGGTGACGCTCACGATCCCGCGGGCACCGGACGCCAAAAAGTTCGCCCGCCTCCGGGTGGAGATCTCGCCCTAG